The following proteins are encoded in a genomic region of Lujinxingia vulgaris:
- a CDS encoding cytochrome c biogenesis protein CcdA, giving the protein MPMCSKAKLHRVWVGLSLLVALAWPDLVYASEGAAVAPRWPMLAAGGLLVVAGMALMTLRRAWFELSSRAKVWRVIGVTLAGVGFYALTFGVTEPPPGGERVGWITSYSEAQALARAQNRPIVLDFTADWCLACGEMEREVFEHPQVRQRLEEEFVTLKLDYEAGDAETIAAIQRFEVSGLPRIAFESPDGEFLRGPSFEGKLGVEEFNERLDAAIEGRDAGSEGWLSDALKERGLWAVFMLVFGAGVLSSFAPCVYPLIPITIGVFGARQAATRREAFLLSLTYVFGIVVTYSVLGVMAASLGTVFGGFLQHPGVQLGIALLFVVLGLGTLGAWDMRLPGGLQTRLSQAGGAGFGGAFVMGLVAGAIAAPCIGPVVAGILVYVAQQGDVLLGWSLLSIFALGLGLLFLVLGTFSGLIQRLPRAGGWMEGSKAVFSAVFFGLALFYARLALPVLVTQTERIWWALSSALVG; this is encoded by the coding sequence ATGCCGATGTGTTCAAAGGCGAAGTTACACAGGGTCTGGGTGGGGTTGAGTCTGCTGGTGGCGCTGGCGTGGCCTGATCTGGTGTATGCCAGCGAGGGAGCTGCGGTGGCGCCCCGGTGGCCTATGCTTGCCGCCGGGGGGCTTCTGGTGGTGGCCGGCATGGCGTTGATGACCCTGCGCCGCGCCTGGTTTGAGCTGTCTTCTCGCGCAAAGGTCTGGCGCGTGATCGGTGTGACGCTCGCCGGGGTCGGGTTCTACGCGTTGACCTTCGGGGTGACCGAGCCCCCGCCCGGCGGGGAGCGTGTGGGCTGGATCACCTCGTACTCCGAAGCTCAGGCGCTTGCCCGAGCCCAGAATCGCCCGATCGTGCTCGACTTTACTGCCGACTGGTGTCTGGCCTGCGGGGAGATGGAGCGGGAAGTTTTCGAGCACCCGCAGGTGCGCCAACGCCTCGAAGAGGAGTTTGTTACCCTGAAGCTCGACTATGAGGCCGGAGACGCCGAGACAATTGCGGCCATTCAACGCTTTGAAGTGTCAGGCCTGCCTCGAATCGCGTTTGAGAGCCCCGATGGGGAGTTCCTCCGCGGCCCCAGCTTTGAGGGTAAGCTCGGTGTGGAGGAGTTCAACGAGCGCCTGGACGCAGCGATTGAGGGGCGCGACGCGGGCTCCGAAGGGTGGCTCTCCGACGCGCTCAAAGAGCGCGGGCTCTGGGCGGTGTTTATGCTGGTCTTCGGAGCCGGGGTGCTCTCGAGTTTTGCGCCCTGTGTCTATCCGCTGATTCCCATCACCATCGGTGTCTTCGGCGCGCGGCAGGCCGCCACGCGGCGAGAGGCGTTTTTACTCAGCCTGACCTACGTATTCGGCATCGTGGTGACCTATTCGGTGCTCGGAGTGATGGCGGCGAGTCTGGGGACGGTGTTTGGCGGATTCTTGCAGCACCCGGGGGTGCAGCTGGGCATCGCGCTGCTCTTTGTGGTGCTGGGGCTGGGCACGCTGGGCGCCTGGGATATGCGACTTCCCGGCGGGCTGCAGACGCGTCTGAGCCAGGCCGGCGGGGCCGGCTTCGGCGGTGCTTTTGTGATGGGGCTTGTGGCCGGGGCGATTGCTGCGCCCTGCATCGGTCCGGTGGTCGCGGGCATCCTGGTGTACGTCGCTCAGCAGGGCGATGTGCTGCTGGGCTGGTCGTTGCTCTCGATCTTCGCGCTGGGTCTGGGGCTGCTCTTTCTGGTGCTTGGCACCTTCTCCGGCCTTATTCAGCGGTTGCCGCGCGCCGGCGGTTGGATGGAGGGCAGCAAAGCGGTCTTCAGCGCGGTCTTCTTCGGGCTGGCCCTCTTTTATGCGCGTCTGGCGCTGCCGGTGCTGGTTACGCAGACCGAGCGGATCTGGTGGGCACTCTCCAGCGCGCTGGTAGGCTGA
- a CDS encoding FmdB family zinc ribbon protein, translated as MPIYEYRCAGCGHVFEEIQRFSDPDPEACPKCGSPQVGRMISANSFQLKGGGWYAQDYAGSSSSSSSKPSGGGGEG; from the coding sequence ATGCCTATCTACGAATACCGTTGCGCCGGCTGCGGCCATGTTTTCGAAGAGATCCAGCGTTTTTCGGATCCCGATCCGGAGGCTTGCCCCAAATGCGGGAGTCCGCAGGTCGGGCGGATGATCTCGGCCAACTCCTTTCAGCTCAAGGGAGGGGGCTGGTACGCGCAGGACTACGCCGGCTCCTCTTCGTCGTCCTCGAGTAAGCCTTCGGGCGGCGGGGGCGAGGGTTAG
- the dnaK gene encoding molecular chaperone DnaK, whose amino-acid sequence MGKMIGIDLGTTNSVVAVMEGKEPKVIANQEGSRTTPSVVAFDDKGDVLVGRVAKNQAITNPENTIFSVKRFMGLKFKELKNEADRVPYKVVSSDNGDAHIELRGKKLSPPEISSKILMKLKEAAESYLGESVTEAVITVPAYFNDAQRQATKDAGRIAGLDVKRIVNEPTAAALAYGLEKTEEELIAVFDFGGGTFDISILEVGEDVVEVKSTNGDTHLGGDDVDQEIIDWLIAEFKKDTGIDVSGDKMVLQRLKEAAEKAKIDLSSVLETDINLPFLTADQSGPKHLNIKLSRAKLEAMIEPIIDRTLEPCRKALEDRNLKASDIDEVILVGGSTRIPLVQKKVADFFGKEPHKGVNPDEVVALGAAVQAGVLSGDVSDMLLLDVTPLSLGIETKGGVMTTLIPRNTTIPTKRSEVFSTATDNQTSVTVHVLQGERPMSGDNRTLGKFNLDGIPPAPQGVPQIEVVFDIDANGIVHVSAKDKATGKEQKIRIESSSGLADDEVEKLVREAEEHREDDKRKREQAEQRNKGEAMVHSAEKTLKEFGDKLDAEQKSEIEGKVEALRKAIDAYDDAAIASSIEELEALMHKAAEKMYEATGGEAPGADAGSDTKGGDDDDDVIDAEFEEAK is encoded by the coding sequence ATGGGCAAAATGATCGGAATTGACCTGGGTACGACCAACTCGGTTGTGGCAGTGATGGAGGGCAAAGAGCCCAAAGTGATCGCCAACCAGGAAGGTTCGCGTACGACTCCCTCGGTGGTTGCGTTTGACGACAAGGGCGATGTGCTGGTGGGCCGCGTGGCCAAGAACCAGGCGATCACCAACCCGGAGAACACCATCTTCTCGGTGAAACGCTTCATGGGCCTGAAGTTTAAGGAGCTCAAGAACGAAGCGGATCGCGTACCTTATAAGGTCGTGTCTTCGGATAACGGCGACGCGCACATTGAGCTTCGCGGCAAGAAGCTGAGCCCGCCGGAGATCTCCTCGAAGATCCTGATGAAGCTTAAAGAGGCGGCCGAGAGCTACCTCGGTGAGTCGGTCACGGAGGCTGTGATCACGGTGCCGGCGTACTTCAACGACGCTCAGCGTCAGGCCACCAAAGATGCCGGCCGCATCGCAGGTCTCGACGTCAAGCGCATCGTTAACGAGCCCACCGCCGCGGCGCTGGCTTACGGTCTGGAGAAGACCGAAGAAGAGCTCATCGCGGTCTTCGACTTCGGTGGCGGTACCTTCGATATCTCCATTCTGGAGGTCGGCGAGGACGTCGTTGAGGTGAAGAGCACCAACGGTGACACCCACCTCGGTGGTGATGACGTTGACCAGGAGATCATCGACTGGCTCATCGCGGAGTTCAAGAAGGACACCGGCATCGACGTCTCCGGCGACAAGATGGTGCTCCAGCGCCTCAAGGAAGCTGCTGAGAAGGCCAAGATCGACCTCTCCAGCGTGCTGGAGACCGACATCAACCTTCCCTTCCTCACCGCGGACCAGAGCGGGCCGAAGCACCTCAACATCAAGCTGAGCCGCGCGAAGCTCGAGGCGATGATCGAGCCGATCATCGACCGCACGCTTGAGCCCTGCCGCAAGGCCCTGGAAGACCGCAACCTCAAGGCCAGCGATATCGATGAGGTGATCCTTGTCGGTGGCTCCACGCGCATCCCGCTGGTGCAGAAGAAGGTTGCCGACTTCTTCGGCAAAGAGCCCCATAAGGGCGTGAACCCCGATGAGGTGGTGGCCCTCGGCGCGGCGGTCCAGGCCGGCGTGCTCAGCGGTGACGTCAGCGACATGCTGCTGCTCGACGTGACCCCGCTCTCGCTGGGTATCGAGACCAAGGGTGGCGTGATGACCACGCTGATCCCGCGTAACACCACGATCCCCACCAAGCGTAGCGAGGTGTTCAGCACGGCCACCGATAACCAGACCTCGGTGACGGTGCACGTGCTCCAGGGTGAGCGTCCGATGTCGGGCGACAACCGCACGCTCGGGAAGTTCAACCTCGACGGCATCCCGCCGGCTCCTCAGGGTGTGCCGCAGATCGAAGTTGTCTTCGATATCGACGCCAACGGCATCGTGCATGTCTCGGCGAAGGATAAGGCCACCGGCAAAGAGCAGAAGATTCGCATCGAGTCTTCCAGCGGCCTGGCCGATGATGAAGTCGAGAAGCTGGTGCGCGAGGCCGAAGAGCACCGCGAGGACGACAAGCGCAAGCGAGAGCAGGCCGAGCAGCGTAATAAGGGCGAGGCGATGGTCCACTCCGCCGAGAAGACGCTCAAAGAGTTCGGCGATAAGCTCGACGCCGAGCAGAAGAGCGAGATCGAGGGCAAAGTGGAGGCGCTTCGTAAGGCCATCGACGCCTACGACGATGCCGCGATTGCCTCGAGCATCGAAGAGCTCGAAGCGCTGATGCACAAGGCGGCCGAGAAGATGTATGAGGCGACCGGTGGCGAAGCGCCCGGTGCCGACGCCGGCTCAGACACGAAGGGCGGCGATGATGACGACGATGTCATCGACGCTGAGTTCGAAGAGGCGAAATAA
- a CDS encoding peptidylprolyl isomerase produces the protein MLDQMRRSTKSGFSYILVGLLIVVFAVFFGAPADGCRPSGSRALMASVDGTDIFTEDVNVIYNRYYGANRSTTLDDTYYEQQATALKAVLAIYLLADRAEDAGLRVSDEEFAEYITDGSRNVEFLSSYGRTGQFDGPFYERYVKFGLSVPLQRYEAFKRRELLARKYLAMLDMQVIVAPAEVAELHELRNTRINLELVKFSQETLAGALDLSDEAIAEFVANNGERISTYFEENREEFETDARVRIRRIYITKPAEAAEDADALARYEQAKTRVMEQNEDFAAVATELSEDYARSQGGLMDWTTPENLDAAIASAIEGAEVGEVREVETDFARMLVKVEEREEAGVPELSEVQNDIASTLLREDLVDQRGAQMAQRLHARAKADNSSLEDALAAIQAEVAAETEGSEAPSTEAALWNSLSVETTGMFNKEGQQIPAMFRAQLAGMNFGRSWNEIPKLGQNTELLTETFNLSEDNALLPRVARVDNTLAVIRLKEREDAAELEADARAEISSELRAEKVSEFLGPWRFLFVNPLESAGHYVDAALEEGLENGTIKLYEKSSPAAEKVRTMITQDDPLADLVGAAN, from the coding sequence ATGCTCGATCAAATGCGCCGCTCCACCAAAAGCGGCTTCTCTTACATCCTCGTCGGTCTGCTGATCGTCGTCTTCGCGGTCTTCTTCGGCGCTCCCGCCGACGGCTGCCGCCCCTCGGGCTCCCGCGCGCTCATGGCCAGCGTCGATGGCACCGACATCTTCACCGAAGATGTCAACGTCATCTACAACCGCTATTACGGCGCCAACCGCTCCACGACCCTCGACGACACCTACTACGAGCAGCAGGCCACCGCGCTCAAAGCCGTGCTGGCCATCTACCTGCTCGCCGACCGCGCCGAAGACGCCGGACTGCGTGTCAGCGATGAAGAGTTCGCCGAGTACATCACCGACGGCTCGCGCAACGTGGAGTTCCTGAGCAGCTACGGCCGCACCGGCCAGTTCGACGGCCCCTTCTACGAGCGCTACGTCAAATTCGGCCTCAGCGTGCCCCTTCAGCGCTATGAGGCCTTCAAGCGCCGCGAGCTCCTCGCCCGCAAATACCTGGCCATGCTCGACATGCAGGTTATCGTCGCCCCGGCTGAAGTGGCGGAGCTCCATGAGCTCCGCAACACCCGCATCAACCTGGAACTTGTGAAGTTCTCCCAGGAGACCCTGGCCGGAGCCCTCGATCTCAGCGACGAGGCCATCGCCGAGTTCGTCGCCAACAACGGCGAGCGCATCTCGACCTATTTCGAAGAAAATCGCGAAGAGTTTGAGACCGACGCGCGTGTTCGCATTCGCCGCATCTACATCACCAAGCCGGCCGAAGCCGCCGAAGACGCCGACGCCCTGGCCCGCTACGAGCAGGCCAAGACCCGCGTCATGGAGCAGAACGAAGACTTCGCCGCGGTGGCCACCGAACTCTCCGAAGACTACGCCCGCAGCCAGGGTGGCCTGATGGACTGGACCACCCCCGAAAACCTCGACGCCGCCATCGCCTCCGCGATCGAGGGTGCCGAGGTCGGCGAAGTCCGCGAGGTCGAGACCGACTTCGCCCGCATGCTCGTCAAAGTCGAAGAGCGCGAAGAAGCCGGCGTGCCCGAACTCAGCGAGGTGCAGAACGACATCGCCTCCACCCTGCTCCGCGAAGACCTCGTCGACCAGCGCGGCGCTCAGATGGCTCAGCGCCTCCACGCCCGCGCCAAAGCCGATAACAGCTCGCTCGAAGACGCGCTGGCCGCCATCCAGGCCGAAGTCGCCGCGGAAACCGAAGGCAGCGAAGCTCCGAGCACCGAAGCCGCTCTCTGGAACAGCCTCTCGGTCGAGACCACCGGCATGTTCAACAAAGAGGGGCAGCAGATCCCGGCGATGTTCCGCGCCCAGCTCGCCGGCATGAACTTCGGCCGCAGCTGGAACGAGATCCCCAAACTCGGCCAGAACACCGAGCTTCTCACCGAGACCTTCAACCTCTCCGAAGACAATGCGCTGCTCCCCCGCGTCGCCCGCGTCGACAACACCCTGGCCGTCATCCGCCTCAAGGAGCGCGAAGATGCCGCCGAGTTGGAAGCCGACGCCCGCGCCGAAATCTCCTCGGAGCTGCGCGCTGAAAAGGTCTCCGAGTTCCTCGGCCCCTGGCGCTTCCTCTTCGTCAATCCGCTTGAAAGCGCCGGCCACTACGTCGACGCCGCACTGGAAGAGGGCCTGGAGAACGGCACCATCAAGCTCTACGAGAAGTCCAGCCCCGCCGCCGAGAAGGTCCGCACCATGATCACCCAGGATGACCCGCTGGCCGACCTCGTTGGCGCCGCGAACTGA
- a CDS encoding rod shape-determining protein, which translates to MFNKLLGLFSDDLAIDLGTANTLVYAKGKGIVCCEPSVVAVQRDARGGKRVKAVGRVAKEMLGRTPGSIVAIRPMKDGVIADFEITEAMLRYFMGRAHNRRKLYSPRVIICVPYGITEVEKRAVRESALQAGARDVYLIEEPMAAAIGAGLPIAEPSGNMIVDVGGGTTEVAVISLSGIVYSQSARVGGDKMDEAIIQHMKRKYNLLIGERTSEMIKCTIGTAYPTEEVMTMEVKGRDLVAGLPKTLEVNSDEIRDALQEPINAIVEAVRIALERTPPELSADIVDKGIVLAGGGALLKNLDILIREETGLPVLIADDPMSAVVLGSGQALDEMELLSEVADHSY; encoded by the coding sequence ATGTTCAACAAGCTCCTCGGCCTCTTCAGTGATGATCTGGCCATCGATCTGGGCACGGCCAATACCCTTGTATATGCCAAGGGCAAGGGCATTGTGTGCTGTGAGCCGTCGGTCGTGGCGGTGCAGCGCGACGCGCGCGGGGGAAAGCGCGTTAAGGCGGTGGGGCGCGTGGCCAAAGAGATGCTGGGGCGCACGCCCGGGAGCATCGTGGCGATTCGTCCGATGAAAGACGGCGTGATCGCCGACTTTGAGATCACCGAGGCGATGCTGCGCTACTTCATGGGGCGGGCGCATAACCGTCGCAAGCTCTACTCACCGCGGGTCATTATCTGTGTGCCCTACGGCATCACCGAGGTGGAGAAGCGGGCGGTGCGCGAGTCAGCGCTTCAGGCAGGTGCGCGCGACGTGTACCTGATCGAGGAGCCGATGGCCGCGGCGATCGGGGCGGGGCTTCCGATTGCGGAGCCCTCCGGCAATATGATCGTCGATGTCGGCGGGGGTACGACCGAGGTGGCGGTGATCAGCCTCTCGGGCATCGTGTACTCGCAGTCGGCGCGCGTCGGTGGCGACAAGATGGATGAGGCGATCATCCAGCACATGAAGCGAAAGTATAACCTGCTCATTGGCGAGCGGACCTCGGAGATGATCAAGTGCACCATCGGCACCGCCTACCCGACCGAGGAGGTGATGACGATGGAGGTTAAGGGGCGAGATCTGGTTGCAGGTTTGCCCAAGACGCTTGAGGTCAACTCCGATGAGATCCGCGACGCGCTGCAGGAGCCGATCAACGCGATTGTTGAGGCGGTGCGCATCGCGCTGGAGCGAACCCCGCCCGAGCTGAGCGCGGATATCGTCGACAAGGGTATCGTGCTTGCGGGCGGCGGCGCGCTGCTCAAGAATCTGGATATTCTCATTCGAGAGGAGACCGGTCTTCCGGTGCTGATCGCCGACGATCCGATGTCGGCGGTGGTGCTTGGAAGTGGCCAGGCGCTCGATGAGATGGAGCTGCTCAGTGAGGTTGCCGACCACTCGTATTGA
- the mreC gene encoding rod shape-determining protein MreC, whose translation MLLAWLEHHRRKVVAMALLLVPLVMFATSAGATPGHEVGAPARYAAVPMGWVQTQISAMLGVTGFFGGAGSGELREENERLRQEVDRLREENTRLIGVLQENGRLRELVGFREQHPEYELIPARVIARDTSPFFRVLKVQITTDVELKPRMPVVSAQGVVGQVHQVFEGYADVVIVSDPRSRIDVVSQRNRAQGVVEGLGHERDYQGRISYLSERDEVVVGDVMVTSGMGGIFPRELVVGTVSEVQASQRGLFQEAVVEPSVDFSRLEEVFVIAGAE comes from the coding sequence ATGTTGCTCGCATGGCTTGAACATCATCGTCGCAAGGTTGTGGCGATGGCGCTGTTGTTGGTGCCGCTGGTGATGTTCGCGACATCAGCGGGGGCGACGCCGGGCCATGAGGTCGGCGCGCCGGCGCGCTATGCGGCGGTGCCGATGGGGTGGGTTCAGACGCAGATCAGCGCGATGCTCGGTGTTACGGGCTTTTTCGGGGGAGCGGGCAGTGGCGAGCTTCGTGAGGAGAACGAGCGGCTTCGCCAGGAGGTCGATCGGTTGCGCGAAGAGAACACGCGCCTGATCGGTGTGCTGCAGGAGAACGGGCGGTTGCGGGAGCTCGTGGGGTTTCGCGAGCAACATCCCGAGTATGAGCTGATTCCGGCGCGTGTGATCGCGCGGGATACCTCTCCGTTTTTTCGTGTGTTGAAGGTTCAGATCACCACCGACGTGGAGCTTAAGCCCCGGATGCCGGTGGTGAGCGCGCAGGGCGTGGTGGGTCAGGTGCACCAGGTCTTTGAGGGCTATGCCGACGTGGTGATTGTGTCGGATCCGCGCAGTCGCATCGATGTGGTGAGCCAGCGAAACCGGGCGCAGGGGGTGGTTGAGGGGTTGGGGCATGAGCGCGACTATCAGGGGCGCATCTCGTACCTCTCGGAGCGCGATGAGGTGGTGGTGGGCGATGTGATGGTGACCAGCGGAATGGGCGGGATCTTTCCGCGGGAGCTTGTGGTGGGGACGGTCTCGGAGGTGCAGGCCTCGCAGAGGGGGCTCTTTCAGGAAGCGGTGGTGGAGCCCTCTGTGGACTTCTCGCGGCTGGAAGAGGTCTTTGTGATCGCCGGGGCGGAGTAG
- the mrdA gene encoding penicillin-binding protein 2 — translation MGLGDLPTRGRHGELAEYGARYGWTLVLVLMAFGIIALRLWQIQVIEGDRYYRAATENIIRQVEVSAPRGRILDRYGVALAENRPSFDVYMVPHIFRRHADEEAYALLKRYMNLSEAELGRIRKSVESNRGEVLLRRDVPRLEVARLEEDRLRLPGIEVRATAHRHYPLHHVGGHAVGFVAEVGRSELRELRAYGYRPGDRVGRMGLESAFEEVLHGSPGLDRVVVDARGNRQGESQTRFLIGEYQRIEPVAGRDVVSTLDADLMVIIDEAMRRHAAGAVVAVDPRDGAVRGLYSKPHFNPNAWSGRLSAMEKMRSDNDPFKPMLDKSVSAYFPGSVYKIVGTWAALHDGIYEPHDEVDCPGYYHFGGRRWRCHKRGGHGDVDAFTSMAMSCDVYFYQLAEEMGMDRMAEFARRFGFGERTGLPINHESAGRIPDTEWYRQYGPDGYTRGMDLNSVLGQGDTLTTPLQVAMAYAAIANGGDLYYPRMVEEIRNQSGEVVFEYEPRVRKKVGIDEESLEVLRRGLWMGVEDDMGTASHVKLEHSEVAGKTGTAQVAKIGAVRVANSDKEIRLRDHAWFAAYAPYEDPELVLVVFLEHAGHGGAEAAPVAMEIFDRYLTRDQEFDALEVRLGSTPLESVGGAR, via the coding sequence ATGGGATTAGGCGACCTTCCAACACGGGGGAGGCACGGTGAGCTGGCGGAGTACGGCGCGCGCTACGGCTGGACGCTGGTACTGGTGCTGATGGCCTTTGGCATCATCGCGCTGCGGCTGTGGCAGATTCAGGTGATCGAGGGGGATCGCTACTACCGCGCCGCCACCGAGAACATCATTCGGCAGGTGGAGGTGTCGGCGCCGCGCGGTCGGATTCTCGATCGCTACGGGGTCGCGCTGGCGGAGAATCGCCCCTCGTTTGATGTGTATATGGTGCCGCATATCTTCCGGCGCCACGCCGACGAGGAGGCCTACGCGCTGCTCAAGCGTTACATGAACCTTTCGGAGGCGGAGCTCGGGCGGATTCGCAAGAGCGTGGAGTCGAATCGCGGCGAGGTGCTGCTGCGGCGCGATGTCCCGCGTCTGGAGGTGGCCCGTCTGGAGGAGGATCGGCTGCGTCTTCCGGGGATTGAGGTTCGGGCGACGGCGCACCGGCATTATCCCCTGCACCATGTGGGCGGCCACGCCGTAGGCTTTGTGGCCGAGGTGGGACGCAGTGAGCTTCGCGAGCTGCGAGCCTATGGCTACCGTCCCGGCGACCGGGTGGGGCGGATGGGGCTGGAGAGCGCCTTTGAAGAAGTGCTTCATGGTTCGCCGGGGTTGGACCGCGTGGTGGTCGACGCCCGCGGTAACCGCCAGGGGGAGTCGCAGACGCGTTTTCTGATCGGGGAGTACCAACGCATTGAGCCGGTGGCCGGTCGAGATGTGGTCTCGACGCTGGATGCCGACCTGATGGTCATCATCGATGAGGCGATGCGACGCCATGCGGCCGGTGCGGTGGTGGCGGTGGACCCGCGCGATGGGGCCGTGCGGGGGCTCTACAGCAAGCCCCACTTCAACCCGAACGCCTGGTCAGGAAGGCTCTCGGCGATGGAGAAGATGCGCAGCGATAACGACCCCTTTAAACCGATGCTTGATAAAAGCGTGAGCGCCTACTTCCCCGGGTCGGTTTATAAGATCGTGGGGACGTGGGCAGCGCTGCACGACGGAATCTATGAGCCTCATGATGAGGTGGATTGTCCGGGCTACTACCACTTCGGCGGGCGGCGCTGGCGTTGCCACAAGCGGGGCGGGCACGGCGATGTCGATGCGTTTACGTCGATGGCAATGTCGTGTGACGTGTATTTCTATCAGCTGGCCGAAGAGATGGGGATGGATCGGATGGCGGAGTTCGCTCGGCGCTTCGGGTTTGGGGAGCGGACGGGGTTGCCGATTAATCATGAGTCGGCGGGCCGAATCCCGGACACGGAGTGGTACCGGCAATACGGGCCCGACGGGTATACGCGGGGGATGGACTTGAACTCGGTGCTGGGGCAGGGCGATACGCTGACGACGCCCCTGCAGGTGGCGATGGCGTACGCGGCGATCGCCAACGGTGGGGACCTCTACTATCCGCGGATGGTGGAGGAGATCCGCAATCAGAGTGGCGAGGTTGTGTTTGAGTACGAGCCGCGGGTGAGGAAGAAGGTGGGGATTGATGAAGAGTCACTTGAGGTGTTGCGCCGCGGGTTGTGGATGGGGGTGGAGGACGATATGGGGACGGCCTCGCATGTAAAGCTGGAGCATAGCGAGGTGGCCGGAAAGACGGGTACCGCGCAGGTGGCGAAGATCGGGGCGGTGCGGGTGGCGAATAGCGATAAGGAGATTCGCCTGAGGGACCACGCCTGGTTTGCGGCGTACGCGCCCTATGAGGATCCGGAACTCGTGCTGGTGGTGTTTCTGGAGCACGCCGGTCACGGGGGGGCGGAGGCGGCGCCGGTAGCCATGGAGATCTTTGATCGTTACCTGACGCGGGATCAGGAGTTTGATGCGCTGGAGGTGCGGTTGGGGAGCACGCCCCTGGAGAGTGTGGGAGGGGCGCGATGA
- the rodA gene encoding rod shape-determining protein RodA, with protein sequence MGAKTGGAALIERIEWPLAIVVILLAALGLFNLRNASLNSPASFHLAQAVWYMVGVGAITLVTLIHTRFFQRWAYVGFGAVVLLLVAVALFGTELNGSKRWLNFGAFLVQPSELLKLAVIVVTARYFNDRNKEGSYSLRELVAPTAIVLSGVFWVFNQPDLGTSLVILAIFGTMVLFEGVRWQSVVALAVAGVIALPFGYAFGLKEYQRDRVISFMNLDADTHGQSWQVRQSMIAFGSGRVWGKGHEEGTQIQKGFVPEHENDFIAANWGEERGFVGMLLLLGLYFAFIAAALNVSRKARDRYGVLVGVGVAALFFWHTVVNLGMVTGMLPVVGLTLPMLSYGGSSLLTMMVAIGLLFNVSFHRPSYG encoded by the coding sequence ATGGGAGCAAAGACAGGTGGCGCGGCGCTCATCGAGCGCATCGAGTGGCCGCTGGCGATCGTCGTCATCCTACTCGCCGCGCTCGGTCTCTTTAATCTACGCAACGCTTCGCTCAACTCGCCGGCGTCTTTCCACCTGGCGCAGGCGGTCTGGTATATGGTCGGGGTGGGAGCGATCACGTTGGTGACGTTGATCCACACGCGCTTCTTTCAGCGCTGGGCCTATGTGGGGTTTGGGGCGGTGGTGCTGCTGCTGGTGGCGGTGGCGCTGTTCGGGACGGAGCTCAACGGATCGAAGCGCTGGCTGAACTTCGGGGCGTTTCTGGTGCAGCCCTCGGAGTTGTTGAAGCTGGCGGTGATTGTGGTGACCGCCCGTTATTTTAATGATCGTAATAAGGAGGGGAGCTATTCGCTGCGGGAGCTTGTGGCGCCGACGGCGATTGTGCTCTCGGGGGTGTTCTGGGTGTTTAATCAGCCGGACCTGGGGACGTCGCTGGTGATCCTGGCGATCTTCGGGACGATGGTGCTCTTTGAGGGGGTGCGCTGGCAGAGCGTTGTGGCGCTGGCGGTGGCCGGGGTGATCGCGCTGCCCTTCGGGTATGCGTTCGGGTTGAAGGAGTACCAGCGCGATCGGGTGATCTCGTTTATGAACCTGGATGCGGATACGCACGGGCAGTCCTGGCAGGTGCGTCAGTCGATGATCGCGTTTGGTTCGGGGCGAGTGTGGGGGAAGGGGCATGAAGAGGGCACGCAGATCCAGAAGGGTTTTGTGCCGGAGCATGAGAATGACTTCATCGCGGCGAACTGGGGCGAGGAGCGTGGCTTTGTGGGGATGCTCTTGTTGCTCGGGCTGTACTTTGCGTTTATCGCGGCGGCGCTCAATGTGTCTCGCAAGGCCAGGGATCGCTACGGAGTGTTGGTAGGGGTGGGGGTGGCGGCGCTTTTCTTCTGGCATACGGTGGTCAATCTGGGGATGGTGACCGGGATGTTGCCGGTGGTGGGGCTGACCTTGCCGATGCTCAGCTACGGGGGGAGTAGTCTGTTGACGATGATGGTGGCGATTGGGTTGCTCTTTAATGTGAGCTTTCACCGGCCGTCGTACGGGTAA